One Silene latifolia isolate original U9 population chromosome 4, ASM4854445v1, whole genome shotgun sequence DNA segment encodes these proteins:
- the LOC141651695 gene encoding uncharacterized protein LOC141651695: MGSEVLLTGSFCNESHVLSLSTPITKEEIKGVVFSIPIDKAPGPDGYTSGFFRDSWDIVGDKVCNAIMDFFATGRLLTLINATNITLIPKCDRPTAISHFRPIACCNLVYKVISKLLCNRLASVLPDLVHENKRAFIKGRSIIENVFICQNIIHMYGRKAVIPRCLFKIDLQKAYDTVEWDFVEQMLHGLKFPAHFTHLVMQCMAIPISPPLQESEAHSSHLMFADDLILFCKGKPQSIWLLMRAFSSFSNASGLSMNNAKSEIFFNGVNEDIREGIKQAQMFIIPKSIINRIIVICRNYLWDGSPDYHRVPLMAWDKVTLPKKEGGLGIKKADVWNVATVGKLVNWVYCKADRLWIKWINDVYIKNQDWHNYSPPSDATWVWKNICKVKEKLKDGFINNIWTSSSKGYTIKGGYKWLCPTHMTLNWSAIVWNNWNIPKHSLTTWLRMHEGMNVKSKLFRFGCCEDYLCWYGGSFPTVDSLIAENRNIIQWRIKVAMFNAFHYFIWFQRNNARINEWLLRPDAVARRIEEDTKHRVKQKFRAVDDQNVSLWLQSMGVI; this comes from the exons ATGGGAAGTGAAGTGCTGCTTACAGGATCTTTTTGCAATGAGAGCCATGTCCTTTCCCTATCAACTCCTATTACTAAAGAGGAGATTAAAGGAGTGGTGTTCTCTATTCCTATTGACAAAGCCCCTGGGCCTGATGGCTACACCAGTGGGTTTTTCAGAGATTCCTGGGACATAGTTGGGGATAAGGTCTGCAATGCTATTATGGATTTCTTTGCTACTGGTCGCTTACTCACACTGATAAATGCAACTAACATTACCCTTATTCCAAAGTGTGACAGACCTACTGCTATTAGCCATTTCAGACCTATAGCATGCTGTAACCTGGTTTATAAAGTGATCTCTAAATTGCTCTGCAATAGACTTGCTTCTGTACTGCCTGACCTTGTTCATGAGAACAAAAGAGCTTTTATTAAGGGGAGGTCTATCATTGAAAATGTCTTTATATGTCAAAACATTATTCATATGTATGGCAGGAAAGCAGTCATTCCCAGATGCCTGTTCAAAATAGACTTGCAAAAAGCCTATGATACTGTAGAGTGGGATTTTGTTGAACAAATGCTTCATGGTCTAAAATTTCCAGCTCATTTTACTCATTTGGTTATGCAATGC ATGGCCATTCCAATATCACCCCCTTTGCAAGAATCTGAAgctcactcatctcatctcatgtTTGCAGACGATCTTATCCTTTTTTGCAAGGGTAAGCCTCAATCAATCTGGTTACTCATGAGAGCTTTCTCTTCTTTCTCTAATGCCTCTGGCCTATCTATGAACAATGCTAAATCTGAGATCTTCTTTAATGGAGTAAATGAGGACATTAGGGAGGGTATTAAGCAG GCTCAAATGTTCATAATTCCTAAGAGTATCATTAATCGTATTATAGTTATTTGCAGAAACTATCTTTGGGATGGCTCCCCTGATTACCATAGAGTGCCCCTTATGGCCTGGGATAAGGTCACTTTACCTAAAAAAGAGGGAGGTTTGGGGATTAAGAAGGCTGATGTGTGGAATGTTGCTACTGTAGGTAAGTTAGTTAATTGGGTGTACTGTAAAGCTGATAGGCTTTGGATCAAGTGGATTAATGATGTGTATATCAAGAATCAGGACTGGCATAATTATAGTCCTCCTTCTGATGCAACTTGGGTATGGAAAAATATATGCAAAGTGAAAGAAAAGCTCAAAGATGGTTTTATTAACAACATCTGGACCTCGAGCTCTAAAGGATATACAATCAAGGGTGGGTATAAATGGCTTTGCCCTACTCACATGACCCTTAACTGGTCTGCTATAGTGTGGAATAATTGGAACATCCCAAAGCACTCCCTGACTACCTGGCTTAGAATGCATGAAGGAATGAATGTGAAAAGCAAATTATTCAGATTTGGCTGCTGTGAAGATTACTTATGT TGGTATGGGGGCTCTTTCCCAACGGTTGACAGCTTGATTGCAGAAAATAGAAACATCATTCAGTGGAGGATTAAGGTTGCCATGTTCAATGCCTTCCATTACTTCATTTGGTTTCAAAGAAATAATGCCCGGATCAATGAATGGCTACTCAGACCTGATGCAGTTGCTAGGCGTATTGAAGAGGATACTAAACATAGagttaaacagaaatttagggcAGTTGATGACCAGAATGTCTCCTTATGGCTGCAAAGCATGGGAGTGATTTGA